One window of Pseudacidobacterium ailaaui genomic DNA carries:
- a CDS encoding FG-GAP repeat domain-containing protein, whose protein sequence is MKPNLTVVFTLLVLSTSAHSQLAQPRFVSPISWPIGTSAVSMVYDLDAGDIDGDGRPDLVVGLDFEQETPPPFLKWFKGNGDGTFTEMSIPNALTNNVPTSVRLADVNHDGHLDIIAASSDFGIPGNDPPGTELDVYQGNGDGTFKDPQRYLLNVAVYSILPADLENNQKPDIIAIVPGGVEILRNNGNGTFISGQVVAGSYYTIYGAADMNGDHKLDLIVQSHSGIQLLWGNGDGTVKVGPSILPPAYDSLSSSTRAVGIADVNHDGRPDLILSQATRVSVLLNRGDGTFSDANSQKPLRYVEQNGYGDFAVVLGDFNHDGNVDFVVGPYVYEGHGNGVFTIAKVLSGYGNEIGADVNGDRNTDLIWSKDTEFGGTYLSVALGTPTGLFQMPMETVAQGNLNAQPLASGDFNGDGIMDAATPCNLSLCVFLGSGKGYFLAPVVLSAPGTFYGLIAGDVNGDGKLDLVAIANSRSYDVVVYLGNGDGTFRAPMMQKVLNLSNALQSYTAYLTDMNQDGKLDLVGQWGIALGDGDGTFQITNPLPSNIMFLDGITVSDFNRDGFPDVAYIGVPLSDVNNVQIHVLLGDGKGGFSKDIPYSAPNIFGDVNAADVNHDGIPDLIYGIYQLSQSPYFAGIGVALGKGDGTFGPPANFTCSVQYVGSADAVLTGDFNRDGNIDVLFTEFGHVQYFQGNGDGTFNNAEEYFVSGSSPIPIYSRNQYGIFDINGDGFPDIAITDTYMGLIRALNTGK, encoded by the coding sequence GTGAAGCCCAATCTAACCGTTGTGTTCACCCTGCTTGTTCTATCAACTTCAGCTCATTCGCAACTGGCACAGCCTAGATTTGTATCTCCGATAAGCTGGCCGATCGGCACAAGCGCAGTTTCAATGGTGTATGACTTAGATGCCGGCGATATCGATGGCGACGGCAGACCTGATTTGGTCGTTGGTCTGGATTTTGAACAAGAAACCCCTCCGCCCTTCCTGAAATGGTTCAAGGGCAATGGTGACGGTACATTCACGGAAATGTCCATTCCCAACGCTCTTACCAATAATGTTCCGACATCAGTGCGCCTTGCGGATGTGAATCACGATGGCCACCTTGATATCATCGCTGCGTCTTCCGATTTCGGCATACCAGGCAACGACCCTCCCGGTACTGAGCTGGACGTTTATCAAGGCAATGGAGATGGGACCTTCAAAGACCCACAACGGTATCTGTTGAATGTTGCTGTCTATAGCATACTGCCCGCAGACCTTGAAAATAATCAGAAACCAGACATCATAGCTATCGTGCCAGGAGGAGTGGAAATTCTCCGAAATAATGGAAACGGCACTTTTATCTCGGGGCAAGTTGTAGCGGGCTCATATTACACGATTTATGGCGCGGCAGATATGAATGGCGACCATAAACTGGATCTTATTGTCCAATCACACAGCGGCATACAGCTGTTATGGGGAAATGGCGATGGCACGGTAAAGGTTGGACCCTCGATCCTACCTCCTGCTTACGACTCTCTCAGTTCATCAACGCGGGCCGTTGGAATTGCTGATGTCAATCATGATGGCCGCCCAGACTTAATTCTTTCCCAGGCCACACGTGTGAGCGTTTTATTGAATCGCGGAGATGGTACGTTTAGCGACGCAAACTCTCAAAAACCACTACGCTATGTTGAGCAGAACGGTTATGGCGACTTCGCTGTTGTGCTTGGCGATTTCAACCATGATGGAAATGTCGACTTTGTTGTTGGTCCATATGTCTATGAGGGGCACGGCAACGGCGTTTTTACGATTGCCAAAGTTCTTTCTGGCTATGGCAATGAGATAGGAGCTGATGTCAATGGTGACAGAAATACGGATCTTATCTGGTCGAAGGACACTGAATTTGGTGGAACGTATCTGAGTGTTGCACTAGGTACTCCAACCGGTCTTTTCCAAATGCCCATGGAAACTGTGGCCCAAGGCAATCTTAATGCGCAACCATTGGCCTCTGGAGACTTTAACGGAGACGGCATCATGGATGCTGCTACACCATGTAATTTGTCTTTATGTGTCTTTCTTGGCTCAGGGAAAGGCTATTTCCTCGCCCCCGTTGTACTGAGCGCTCCAGGAACGTTCTACGGACTGATTGCGGGCGACGTCAATGGCGATGGCAAGCTAGATCTGGTCGCGATTGCAAATAGTAGAAGTTATGATGTGGTCGTCTATCTAGGCAACGGGGATGGGACCTTTCGTGCGCCTATGATGCAGAAAGTCCTGAATTTGTCCAATGCTTTGCAGTCATATACGGCCTATCTGACCGACATGAATCAAGACGGCAAGCTCGACCTTGTGGGGCAGTGGGGTATTGCACTCGGTGACGGCGACGGCACTTTCCAGATTACAAATCCGCTTCCAAGTAACATCATGTTTTTAGACGGAATCACTGTAAGCGATTTTAATCGGGACGGTTTTCCAGATGTGGCCTATATCGGAGTTCCGCTTTCTGATGTAAACAATGTGCAGATTCATGTTCTGCTTGGAGATGGGAAAGGCGGCTTCTCCAAAGACATTCCTTACAGTGCTCCGAATATCTTTGGAGATGTCAATGCAGCGGATGTGAATCATGACGGAATTCCTGACCTGATCTATGGAATATACCAACTTTCTCAAAGTCCATATTTTGCCGGCATTGGTGTTGCTTTGGGTAAAGGTGATGGAACATTTGGCCCACCGGCGAACTTTACTTGTTCTGTCCAGTATGTGGGATCAGCTGATGCAGTTCTGACTGGAGATTTCAATCGTGATGGAAATATAGATGTCTTGTTTACAGAGTTCGGACATGTGCAATATTTCCAGGGCAATGGTGACGGAACGTTTAACAATGCAGAGGAATATTTCGTTTCCGGAAGTTCTCCGATTCCTATATATTCGCGTAATCAATATGGGATCTTTGATATAAACGGCGACGGATTTCCTGATATTGCGATCACAGACACTTACATGGGCCTCATCCGGGCATTGAACACAGGAAAATAA
- a CDS encoding PIG-L family deacetylase translates to MQPASRRLKQIATLVLAATLTSQAQNLPWATQIAAAPDADTLPQDRGADGLWQTLRKLQTWASLMMIVAHPDDEDGGMLTLESRGAGARVAMLTLTRGEGGQNAMSSETYDALGLIRTNELLRADEYSGTEQYWTRVADYGFSKTMEEAFQQWGHDRVLYDVVRAIRINRPLVLTSVFTGNVTDGHGHHQVAGEMAQEAFKAAGDPHVFPDQIAEGLRPWTPLKVYARVPSFSIRGEGPNKRMFDYATGKSFPLHLRDYVNGQWMDDVPDASVEIPEGAFDPVLGLSYLQMAREGWALQKSQNGGGNPPLPGPFNVAYHRYGSRVPASEHESSFFDGIDVSLMGIASLAHGDAPFLKDGLRAIQAAVTQALYSYVPSDPSRILPALHDGYLRTKQLVHDVDASSLNADDKANIDHELQIKLAQFNTALAEALGLQMNALVTPNLQSDQNPFFGSAAQMTFLHATPGMDFHVRLHVTSAQPWTPGGDLRLARTWLVTPDGENWPVEREEGPLSSSASEADILFKVHVPRNASVTKPYFSRPSIEQPYYNIDDKRWLNRPLAPYPVEGWAEFDYRGVPVRVGQVVQTVHWEHGTGAVYQPLVVLPQISVGFETGAGVIPLEEKSFPLHVTLTNEQQDAADGELHLDLPPDWTAEPGVQKFHLQANDSVTVTFMVHPAHLTSDASYTIKAIAQSGNAQFSESVQPVGYPGLRPYDYYHSATYRARAVDVKVAPGLKVGYIMGTGDEVPRALEQIGVQPHLLTRDEVLYGDLGQYNAIVLGIRTYAARPELATATLRLLEYVKNGGTMIVQYNGLEFDHNYGPFPYTLGSMQEKVVDENSAVAILDPDHPLLTWPNHITQADFDGWVEERGHDFMQSWDPRYAALLETHDPGQDPQKGGLLYARYGKGVYIYVAYALYRQMAEGVPGAYRIFANMVSTGKTTRKN, encoded by the coding sequence ATGCAGCCAGCCAGCAGAAGACTCAAGCAGATTGCCACTCTCGTGCTTGCCGCCACACTTACGTCCCAGGCACAGAATCTTCCCTGGGCCACGCAAATCGCAGCGGCTCCCGATGCGGACACGTTGCCGCAGGATCGGGGTGCAGACGGACTGTGGCAGACATTGCGCAAATTGCAAACCTGGGCCAGCCTGATGATGATCGTGGCGCATCCGGATGATGAAGACGGCGGTATGTTGACGCTTGAATCACGTGGGGCCGGTGCACGTGTTGCGATGCTGACGCTGACGCGCGGTGAGGGCGGCCAGAATGCGATGTCCAGCGAGACATATGATGCATTGGGCCTGATCCGCACCAATGAACTGCTGCGGGCCGATGAATACAGCGGCACAGAGCAGTACTGGACGCGCGTGGCCGACTACGGCTTTTCAAAAACCATGGAAGAAGCCTTTCAGCAATGGGGCCATGACCGTGTACTTTATGATGTCGTCCGCGCAATCCGCATCAACCGGCCGCTGGTGCTTACATCTGTTTTCACTGGAAATGTAACAGATGGTCATGGTCATCATCAGGTGGCCGGAGAGATGGCACAGGAGGCCTTCAAGGCTGCCGGCGATCCCCATGTGTTTCCTGATCAGATTGCCGAAGGGCTGCGTCCATGGACCCCGCTGAAGGTCTATGCACGCGTACCCTCATTTTCTATTCGTGGAGAAGGCCCGAACAAGCGCATGTTTGACTATGCGACTGGAAAATCCTTTCCACTCCATCTGCGCGATTACGTGAACGGTCAATGGATGGATGATGTTCCGGATGCCAGCGTCGAAATTCCTGAGGGTGCGTTCGATCCGGTGCTTGGACTTTCTTACCTGCAGATGGCGCGAGAAGGATGGGCGCTGCAAAAGTCCCAGAATGGTGGAGGAAATCCACCGCTGCCCGGCCCATTCAATGTTGCCTACCATCGCTATGGCTCTCGCGTCCCGGCCAGCGAACATGAATCCTCTTTTTTTGACGGGATTGACGTCTCTCTGATGGGCATTGCCTCACTGGCTCACGGCGACGCTCCATTCCTCAAGGACGGACTGCGTGCGATCCAAGCTGCCGTCACGCAGGCGCTCTACTCCTATGTTCCCTCTGACCCGTCAAGGATTTTGCCTGCTCTGCATGATGGATACCTTAGAACAAAACAATTGGTCCATGATGTCGATGCCAGTTCTTTAAATGCCGATGACAAGGCAAACATTGACCACGAGCTGCAGATTAAACTGGCCCAGTTCAATACAGCATTGGCAGAGGCGCTTGGTTTACAGATGAATGCGCTGGTAACGCCGAACCTGCAATCGGACCAGAATCCATTCTTTGGATCTGCCGCGCAGATGACCTTTCTCCACGCGACCCCTGGTATGGATTTTCATGTGCGCCTGCACGTTACAAGTGCGCAACCCTGGACGCCGGGTGGAGACCTGCGCCTTGCTAGGACATGGCTCGTAACACCCGATGGCGAAAACTGGCCGGTAGAGCGTGAGGAAGGACCTCTGTCCTCCAGTGCATCTGAAGCAGACATTCTTTTCAAAGTCCATGTGCCGCGGAATGCTTCGGTTACAAAGCCATATTTCAGTCGCCCTTCGATAGAGCAGCCTTATTACAACATTGATGACAAACGGTGGCTGAACCGTCCGCTTGCTCCATATCCGGTAGAAGGATGGGCCGAATTTGATTATCGAGGCGTACCAGTGCGTGTCGGTCAGGTAGTCCAAACAGTGCACTGGGAGCACGGTACAGGCGCGGTCTACCAGCCCTTAGTCGTTTTGCCACAGATTTCTGTGGGCTTTGAAACTGGCGCTGGAGTCATCCCGTTGGAAGAAAAGTCCTTTCCTCTGCATGTGACTCTTACGAATGAGCAGCAGGATGCTGCCGATGGAGAACTGCACTTGGACCTTCCTCCCGATTGGACGGCCGAACCTGGGGTGCAGAAGTTCCATCTTCAGGCAAATGATTCTGTCACTGTTACATTTATGGTTCATCCCGCACACTTGACCAGCGATGCCAGTTACACCATCAAGGCCATTGCGCAAAGTGGCAATGCGCAGTTCAGCGAAAGCGTGCAGCCTGTAGGCTATCCGGGGCTTCGCCCATATGATTACTATCATTCGGCCACCTATCGCGCCCGCGCTGTTGATGTGAAGGTCGCTCCGGGGTTGAAGGTCGGCTACATCATGGGCACGGGTGATGAAGTTCCGCGGGCGCTTGAACAAATCGGCGTTCAGCCCCACTTGCTGACCAGAGATGAAGTTCTGTATGGCGATCTGGGCCAGTACAACGCGATTGTGCTGGGCATTCGGACCTATGCAGCACGGCCTGAGCTGGCGACAGCGACGCTGCGGCTTCTAGAGTATGTAAAGAACGGCGGGACCATGATCGTCCAGTACAACGGGCTGGAATTCGACCACAACTATGGCCCCTTTCCATACACGCTTGGAAGCATGCAGGAGAAAGTCGTCGACGAGAACTCGGCGGTAGCAATTCTCGATCCAGACCACCCTCTGCTGACCTGGCCGAATCACATTACACAAGCTGATTTTGACGGCTGGGTGGAGGAGCGCGGACACGACTTCATGCAGTCCTGGGACCCACGCTACGCAGCACTTTTAGAGACCCATGATCCCGGGCAAGACCCACAGAAAGGCGGACTGCTTTATGCCCGCTATGGTAAAGGAGTCTATATCTACGTTGCATATGCGCTCTATCGGCAGATGGCAGAAGGAGTTCCGGGTGCCTACCGGATCTTTGCAAACATGGTAAGTACCGGAAAGACCACTCGTAAGAATTAA
- a CDS encoding APC family permease, whose product MTSQLKRQLGLGNAISLNMMNMIGVGPFITLPLVVAAMGGPQAMLGWIIGAVIAVCDGLVWAELGAAMPEAGGSYAFLREIYGRDGAGRWISFLYIWQLGFSAPLSIASGCIGLAQYAGYLWPGLNHTLPSFSRLPLPVFSHLRWSSVVAAATCLLLLVLLYRNLNTVTRLAWALWTGVLLTIGSVIFAGMTHFHLSQLAIAPGAFHGSPSFFQGLGAATLIATYDYWGYYSVCFLGGEVRNPGKTIPRAVLFSIAIVAVLYLAMNISVLGVIPWQELAKQGDGRYAVVAILMQRTFGATVARIFALLVMWTAFASVFSLLLAYSRAPYAAALDGNYFRSFARLHPRHGFPDFSLLALGIVAAIFCFFDLSRVIAALVAIRILLQYVLQQAGVILLRIRRPDMERPFRLWLYPLPPLFALAGFLFILFSRRDAMREFVYAGLVAATGSILYFVRAYRQNKWPFIGHQP is encoded by the coding sequence ATGACGTCGCAACTGAAACGCCAGCTTGGGCTGGGTAACGCCATCTCGCTGAACATGATGAACATGATTGGCGTGGGACCGTTCATCACCCTGCCCCTTGTTGTGGCCGCAATGGGCGGACCACAAGCCATGCTTGGCTGGATAATTGGGGCGGTGATCGCCGTTTGCGACGGCCTCGTCTGGGCCGAACTGGGAGCTGCGATGCCTGAGGCTGGCGGTTCGTATGCTTTTCTCAGGGAGATCTATGGGAGGGATGGCGCTGGGCGATGGATATCATTCTTATATATTTGGCAGCTTGGCTTCAGCGCGCCGCTCTCGATTGCATCCGGCTGCATCGGTCTGGCACAATACGCAGGCTATTTGTGGCCTGGGCTTAACCACACGTTGCCTTCTTTTTCTCGTCTTCCGTTGCCGGTTTTTTCTCATCTTCGCTGGTCAAGTGTTGTTGCAGCAGCCACGTGCCTGTTACTGCTTGTCCTTCTATATCGCAACCTCAATACTGTCACGCGCCTTGCCTGGGCTCTCTGGACGGGCGTTCTGCTGACCATCGGATCGGTGATTTTCGCTGGCATGACGCACTTTCATCTTTCGCAACTCGCCATTGCTCCGGGGGCGTTCCATGGATCGCCATCCTTTTTTCAGGGACTTGGCGCAGCCACACTGATTGCAACCTATGACTACTGGGGCTACTATAGTGTCTGCTTTCTAGGCGGTGAGGTCCGCAATCCGGGGAAAACCATCCCACGCGCTGTGTTGTTTTCAATTGCCATCGTTGCCGTGCTTTATCTGGCCATGAACATCAGTGTCCTGGGGGTCATTCCCTGGCAGGAACTTGCCAAGCAAGGGGACGGACGATATGCGGTTGTCGCAATTCTGATGCAGAGAACATTCGGAGCAACAGTTGCGCGTATTTTCGCCTTGCTTGTGATGTGGACGGCTTTTGCATCGGTCTTCTCTCTGCTTCTGGCCTATTCACGTGCGCCTTACGCCGCGGCCCTGGACGGTAACTATTTCCGTTCCTTTGCAAGGTTGCATCCTCGTCACGGATTTCCAGATTTCTCTCTCCTGGCCCTTGGCATTGTCGCCGCAATCTTCTGCTTCTTCGATCTGTCGCGTGTCATTGCGGCATTGGTGGCCATTCGCATTCTTCTGCAATATGTTCTTCAGCAAGCGGGCGTGATTCTGCTGCGCATTCGCAGGCCAGACATGGAACGCCCTTTCCGTCTATGGCTCTATCCCCTGCCACCTTTGTTTGCTCTGGCTGGATTTCTTTTTATTCTCTTCTCGCGCCGAGATGCCATGCGTGAGTTCGTTTATGCGGGCCTGGTCGCCGCAACGGGAAGTATCCTCTATTTTGTACGCGCGTACCGACAAAACAAATGGCCATTTATCGGTCATCAGCCCTGA
- the msrP gene encoding protein-methionine-sulfoxide reductase catalytic subunit MsrP — MLIRKPNDIPSSEITPKSVYLNRRQFLASAAIAAGGAMLSKAHAETTKLNTVKSAYTVPGEDLTPYDYITHYNNFYEFGVEKSDPAKNAWRLQTRPWTVTVEGLVNKPKTFDIDTLLKLRPLEDRVYRFRCVEAWSMVIPWVGYSFSELIQQCEPLSKAKYVQFLSLADRKQMPGLSQSSIDWPYSEGLRMDEAMHPLTLLTFGLYGEILPNQDGAPVRIVVPWKYGFKSAKSIVKIRFVEKQPHTAWNDEAPNEYGFYSNVNPNVDHPRWSQKYERRIGAPIFKQRRPTLMFNGYADQVASLYNGMDLRKYY; from the coding sequence ATGCTCATCCGCAAGCCAAACGATATTCCTTCCTCCGAAATTACACCTAAGTCCGTATATCTGAACCGTCGGCAGTTTCTTGCCTCAGCGGCAATCGCTGCGGGCGGGGCCATGCTTTCGAAAGCCCACGCCGAAACGACAAAACTCAATACCGTCAAAAGTGCATATACCGTCCCCGGAGAAGACCTGACACCCTACGACTACATCACGCACTACAACAACTTTTACGAATTCGGCGTGGAAAAGAGCGACCCCGCAAAGAATGCCTGGCGCCTGCAGACCCGTCCATGGACTGTGACTGTGGAAGGGCTGGTCAACAAGCCAAAAACTTTTGATATTGATACATTGCTGAAACTCCGCCCGCTCGAAGATCGGGTTTATCGGTTTCGATGCGTAGAAGCCTGGAGTATGGTCATTCCATGGGTCGGCTATTCATTTTCTGAACTCATTCAACAATGCGAGCCCTTAAGCAAGGCAAAATACGTGCAGTTTCTTTCTTTGGCCGACCGCAAACAGATGCCCGGACTCAGCCAGTCGTCTATTGACTGGCCCTATTCTGAGGGACTGCGCATGGATGAGGCCATGCACCCACTCACGCTGCTCACATTTGGCTTGTACGGTGAAATCCTTCCCAACCAGGATGGCGCACCCGTACGCATTGTTGTTCCGTGGAAATATGGCTTTAAGTCTGCGAAATCCATTGTGAAAATCCGTTTTGTGGAGAAACAACCTCACACGGCCTGGAACGATGAGGCGCCAAATGAATACGGATTTTATTCCAACGTGAATCCTAACGTAGACCATCCGCGCTGGAGCCAGAAATACGAACGCCGTATTGGAGCGCCCATTTTCAAACAGCGCCGCCCGACATTGATGTTCAATGGGTATGCCGATCAGGTAGCCAGTCTCTATAACGGAATGGACTTAAGAAAGTATTATTAA
- a CDS encoding sulfite oxidase heme-binding subunit YedZ produces the protein MSNRFIIFLKVCVHVACLAPITWLVIQFWRASTTAPDALGPDPIAAVTFFTGKGTLRLLVLTLAITPVRRLISKLGWTIRFRRMLGLYAFFYACLHLLTYVWLYSNFSLSAMVSDISQRRFITAGLTAWLLMLPLALTSTAWAIRKLGGKRWRALHSLVYFAAIAGTVHYWWGVKTGVKTPLKITIVLATLLFSRIVFRLITPKYKPKPQMRQPAQL, from the coding sequence ATGTCAAACCGCTTCATTATCTTTCTGAAGGTATGTGTTCACGTTGCCTGCCTTGCTCCCATAACGTGGCTCGTCATCCAGTTCTGGCGGGCAAGCACAACTGCACCGGATGCCCTGGGTCCTGATCCCATTGCAGCGGTCACGTTTTTTACGGGAAAAGGCACGTTACGCCTTCTGGTGCTCACGCTGGCCATTACTCCTGTGCGCCGGCTCATTTCGAAACTTGGCTGGACGATCCGTTTCCGCCGGATGCTCGGACTTTATGCCTTCTTTTACGCCTGCCTGCATCTGCTGACCTATGTCTGGCTTTATTCCAATTTCAGCCTGAGCGCGATGGTCAGCGACATCAGTCAGCGGAGGTTTATCACCGCTGGACTTACCGCCTGGCTGCTCATGCTGCCGCTCGCTTTGACCTCTACCGCCTGGGCCATTCGCAAGCTGGGAGGCAAACGCTGGCGTGCGCTGCATAGCCTGGTATATTTTGCAGCCATTGCCGGGACTGTGCACTACTGGTGGGGGGTAAAGACTGGCGTAAAGACGCCACTGAAGATCACTATCGTGCTGGCAACCCTGCTGTTCTCCAGAATCGTCTTCCGGTTGATTACCCCAAAATATAAGCCAAAACCGCAAATGAGGCAGCCTGCGCAACTCTAG
- a CDS encoding DUF1800 domain-containing protein, translating into MLHTSALLRTLASALLPCSLLFAQSTSHHRSTTKTESFRPLSNQEKAQHILERFTFGPRPGEVAAVTKQGWDAWFEQQLNPDTIPDTELDKRLDAYPALKMSPSEIAASFPDAQALRQIEMGKRAMPQDPVLTGAFEVALAKYDEQQAKKNDNQAPPPIDLPQQSQQNKQEQLASAQMLASQVLGYPKNMRMQAIMKLPVEQRIVLCRNIAEPQRSLLLNDFTPREREIFYMMAGGGGGGLGVVQNEMMQAKVLRAILSERQLQEVMTDFWFNHFNVFMHKNGFETYYLPDYERNVIRAHALGKFKDLLLATAEHPAMLDYLDNWTSIGPDSAAAEKSRPGKKQADRGLNENYGREVMELHTVSVNGGYTQTDVTNLAKIFTGWTIDHPQLGGPFVFDERRHEPGPKKWFGHTVKEDGFNEGVQALMWLAAQPQTAHFISYKLAQRFVADDPPPTLVDRMARTFLSSDGDIREVLRTMVHSPEFWSRTNYRNKVKTPLEFVASAFRATDTNPTNPGALVTVIARMGEPLYQMQPPTGYPMTADHWMNSAALVDRLNFSMALADNRLGGMKFDAPHLLAEGMLTAPAISSESAHTESVSLTATPPPANGQDEALSLMEQLLVAGDVSSKTTAVIKQQLAQTQVKDPIQLLDTMTALILGSPEFQMR; encoded by the coding sequence ATGCTGCACACCTCTGCCTTACTGCGGACCCTCGCTTCAGCGCTTCTTCCCTGTAGCCTTCTGTTCGCACAAAGCACGTCACATCATAGATCGACAACAAAAACGGAGTCTTTTCGTCCGCTCAGCAACCAGGAAAAAGCCCAGCACATCCTGGAGCGTTTTACCTTCGGCCCCCGCCCAGGAGAAGTAGCGGCCGTAACAAAGCAAGGCTGGGATGCATGGTTTGAGCAGCAACTGAATCCTGACACGATTCCTGACACAGAGTTGGACAAGCGGCTGGATGCATATCCGGCACTCAAGATGAGTCCTTCAGAAATCGCAGCCAGCTTCCCTGATGCACAGGCCCTGCGCCAGATTGAGATGGGCAAACGCGCCATGCCCCAGGACCCTGTCCTGACCGGAGCCTTTGAAGTGGCACTGGCAAAGTATGACGAGCAACAGGCAAAAAAGAACGACAATCAGGCACCGCCACCCATCGACCTCCCGCAGCAGTCGCAGCAAAACAAACAGGAACAGCTTGCTTCTGCTCAGATGCTCGCCAGCCAGGTCCTTGGCTACCCCAAAAATATGCGCATGCAGGCGATCATGAAGCTTCCGGTGGAACAGCGGATTGTTCTGTGCCGCAATATTGCTGAACCGCAGCGCAGCCTCTTGCTCAATGATTTCACCCCCCGCGAGCGCGAGATCTTCTACATGATGGCGGGCGGTGGAGGTGGCGGCCTCGGCGTTGTCCAGAATGAAATGATGCAGGCAAAGGTCCTACGCGCCATTCTGAGTGAGCGTCAGCTCCAGGAAGTGATGACGGACTTCTGGTTCAATCACTTCAATGTCTTCATGCACAAGAATGGCTTTGAGACATACTATCTGCCTGATTACGAGCGGAACGTCATCCGTGCACATGCACTCGGTAAATTTAAAGATCTTCTTCTGGCCACAGCCGAGCATCCTGCAATGCTTGACTACCTGGACAACTGGACCAGCATCGGCCCGGATTCTGCTGCTGCAGAAAAGTCGAGACCAGGGAAGAAGCAGGCCGACCGCGGCCTGAATGAAAACTATGGCCGCGAAGTCATGGAGCTTCACACTGTAAGCGTAAATGGAGGATATACACAAACCGACGTCACCAATCTGGCAAAGATATTCACAGGATGGACGATCGATCACCCGCAGCTTGGCGGCCCTTTTGTATTTGATGAACGCAGACACGAACCAGGCCCCAAGAAATGGTTCGGCCATACTGTGAAAGAAGATGGTTTCAACGAAGGAGTACAAGCGCTCATGTGGCTGGCCGCACAGCCGCAAACAGCGCACTTTATTAGCTACAAGCTCGCGCAGCGCTTTGTTGCTGATGATCCACCGCCAACGCTGGTAGACCGCATGGCCAGGACATTTCTTTCTTCCGACGGAGACATTCGAGAAGTCCTGCGCACCATGGTGCATTCCCCCGAGTTCTGGTCACGTACCAACTATCGCAATAAAGTAAAAACGCCGCTGGAGTTCGTTGCCTCTGCCTTTCGTGCCACCGATACAAACCCGACCAATCCTGGTGCCTTGGTCACAGTGATTGCACGAATGGGTGAGCCGCTCTACCAGATGCAGCCGCCTACCGGTTATCCAATGACAGCCGACCATTGGATGAACTCCGCTGCCCTCGTAGACAGGCTGAATTTTTCGATGGCGCTTGCAGACAACAGGCTCGGAGGTATGAAGTTTGATGCACCACACCTGCTTGCAGAAGGAATGCTGACGGCACCAGCGATCTCATCGGAATCAGCACATACGGAATCTGTTTCATTGACAGCCACTCCGCCCCCCGCAAATGGCCAGGACGAGGCACTCTCTCTCATGGAGCAACTCCTGGTTGCGGGCGATGTCTCTTCAAAAACCACCGCAGTCATCAAACAGCAGCTCGCTCAGACCCAGGTAAAGGACCCGATCCAATTGCTTGACACAATGACAGCACTCATCCTCGGTTCGCCCGAGTTCCAGATGCGCTAA